From Pleurocapsa sp. PCC 7319:
TGAACCAAGTCCTTGATTTCTGCCGTGGCAGCAACAATTTCGTTTAAGCTTTCACGGGTTTCATTAACCAGATTCGTTCCTTCAGCAACTTGCTCGACACCAGCTTCCATCGCAGCAGCTACTTCTTGTGTTTCTTCTTGAATTTCCCTAACGAGTTTTTCAATCTCCGTAGTCGCTTCCGTAGATTGCAAGGATAGATTGCGAACTTCATCAGCTACTACCGCAAATCCTTTACCGTATTCTCCTGCACGAGTTGCCTCCAGAGCAGCATTTAATGCCAAAAGGTTAGTTTGAGTAGCAAAACTACTGATTAGGCTGACTACCTTGGAAATTTTCTGGGAAGAATCACTCAAACGTTTAACTCGTTTCCCGGCATCAGCAACAGTTTCCCGAATACTAGCGATACTATCTACAGTATTGTTCATTGCCTTATCGCCGGCTTGTACTGTTTGATTAGCCTGTTCAATAGCAACTTCCACTTTTTGGGCGTTTTCGGTAGTTACGGTGGAAGCATCGATCATCGCTTGGACTCTGTCTAATGCTTCCTGAAGTTCCTGCAACTGTCTCTCAGACTGTAAAGACAAACCTTGGATGGCATTGCTACTAGAACCCGTAGTTTCAGTTACTTGTAAAGCGGCTGTCTGTACCTGCTCCACAATTCCTTTTAAAGAATCGAGAGTGGTATTATAAGCTCCAGCAATTGTCCCAATTTCGTTTTCGGTAACATTAGCTCTAACAGTCAGGTCTCCGCTAAATGCCGGTCTAACAGTTCTGAGCATCTCAACCGCTTGCTTTTGGAGATCTTCTTTAGCTGCTCTTTCTCGGTCTAGAGTTTGGCTCAGATTTTCTGACTGAATCCGTAATTGCTCATAATAGTCAAGCTGCTGAATCGCGATTCCTAATTGATTGGCTAACTGTGCCATTTGATCCGCTTCTATTGTTTCCCACATACGAGGACCAGAATTTTGATAGACTCCTAATAATCCCCACAATTGGTCTTCTCTAAAAATAGGAGCGATGATATAAGCTCTGGCTTGATATTTCTCTAATGACTTGATATAGCAAGGAGGGAAATTTTGAGTGTAAATATCATTTATAGCGGTATATTTTTTACCTTCAGTGGTATATTTGCCACCTTGAGTTCGTTCCAAATAGGTGTCGGTTTCAGTAATATCCCCAGTAGACCATTTACGGAGAATACAGCGATTACTTTGAGTGCGATCGCCACTAAGAACTTCATCTTCAGTTTGTTCTATTAACAGTGAAACCCAATCACCAGCTACTGATTCAGCTACTACTTGACCACTCCAATCAGGATTAAACTGATAGACTACAGTACGATCAGCTTTTAGAGCTTGACGAACTTCTTGAGTTGTTACCTTGAAAACTTCATCAATATTTTTGGCGGTACGAATCTGCTCACTAATTTTATTGCTGGTTTTTTCTAATTCAGATTGTTTTTCCAGCCTGGTCATATAATTGATCTGCTGCATAGCAACTCCAACTTGCAAACCAATTTGCCTTAAGGTATCAACTTCATAATCTTGCCAACGATATGCAGCAGTATTTTGATAGCAGCCTATTAAACCCCAAAGCTTTTTGCTGCCAAACATATCACTGTCCGCAATAAAGATGGGCGCGAGAGCATAGGCTCTAGCTTCCATTTGTTCTAACAGTTCAATATGACATTCCTTGTGACCCTGTAAATAGATATCTTCTACAGCAAAGGTTTCACCGTTTTTGTAACGACCACCTTTGGTATTTTGCAGAAAAGTATCTTCAATAAAGGGAATTATTTTAGTCAGATCTGACCACCCTGGGGCAGCAGACTCGGCAATAAAATTCCCACTCCAGTCAGGATTAAAGCGATAGATAGCTACACGGTCAACATTTAAGATGCGACGACCTTCATCAGTAGCAATTTGCCAGACAGCTTGCTCATCTTTGGATAAACGAACTTTTTCCAGAATTTTCGAGAGACTTTTCTCTCTTTTGAATGCCTGCTCCATCTGCTTACTCTGGAATTCTGAGTTACGCATATAAGCAGTTTGTTGCAGAGGCATGATAAAACGAGAGGCAAATTCTTTGACCTGTTCGACTTCTGACTCTTGCCAGTTACGGGGTCCAGTGTTTTGGTAAACTCCTAAAACTCCCAAAAGCTGATTATTGAAATGAATTGGTACAACAACATAAGCCCTAGCCTGCATTGCCTCGAATTTTTCCAGTACTGCCTGGGCTAATCCTTTAGACTGGACATCATTGGCAATATAACAAGGCTCAAATTCTCCACCCTTGAAATGAAAGTCATAGTCTAATACCGACCCTGCGGGTTGCCAATTACCCCTCATAGATTCAGCTACAATTTTGCCACTCCAGTCTGGATTAAAGGCAAACACTGCTGCCCGATCTAGTTTCATAGACTGACAAATTTTATCTAGCCAGCTTTGCATCGTTTCTTGAGCATTCTGGCGGATAGAAGTCAGAAAATCCTGGTTAGAGATTTGTTCTGCTTGCTGGGCTTGGAATTTTAGCTCACGTATGGAGCGTGTTTGCTCTAAAGGTTGGTTAAATTTAGGTGCATACTCGACTACTAGCTGAACTTCTGATTCTTGCCAGTTACGAGAGCCAGAATTTTGATAAACTCCTAACATTCCTAACAGGCGATCGCCCATTTTAATGGGAACTACAATATACGCCTTGGCTTCTAGCCCTTCAATTTGCTCAATTAAACAGGGTGCAAAGCCCTGATTATAAATATCATTGACAACATACTTGGGTTGACAGTTTTCTGCGGTGATAAAACAGTCACTATCAAAAGAAGTAGACGCTTTCCCCCATTTAGAATCCGCGGACTCAGCTAAAATTTCTCCACTACCATCAGGATTAAAACCATATACTAAAGTCCGATCGGCTTTCACAAACTGGCGTATTTGTTCTAGTTTTTGTTCCATTGATTGTTCTGCTTGGGAACAAAAAATATTTACTAGATCTCCCTGGGCAAAGTGCTTAATCTGCCTATTTTGAAACTGAGAGTGACGGATTAAACTTATTTGCTGCATGGGCAAGTTAAATAGAGCACTATATTTGTGCATCAACTCAACTTCAGACTTTTGCCAGTTACGTCTATCAGAGTTTTGAAACACTGCTAAAATCCCTAATAATCGCTCCCCAGATTTAATGGGAATAGCAATATATGCTTTTGCTTCAATGGCTTCTAAAGCGGCGATTAAACAACGAGGAAAATCCTGAGCGTAAATATCGTTGACTACGTATTGAGATTGACAATTTTCTGCGGTCAAAAAACCGTCATAATCAAAAGCCGAACTCGCTGCTGACCACTGAGAATCTACGGACTCAGCGATCACGGTTCCGCTACCATCGGGGTTAAATCCATAAACCCAGGCTCGATCTGCTTTAAGATGATGACGAATTCCTGGCAGCATTGACTGTATCTGCTGGTGCATTTCCTGCCCCATTGAAGTTACCAAATCTTTGGTTCTATTTGATTTGAAACTAAGCACGGGAGATTGCAACACACGAGTCATTTCTAGTGTCAATTGATAAAGCAAATTGATTTCATCTTCTTGCCATTGACGTGGTTGGTCACACTGTTGAACTATTAACAGTCCCCACACTTTATTGAGTTCATAGCCTCTACTCCTTGGGGACACAGAATCAAGCACAATTGGGAACGCCAATGAAGCTTGTACCTGGAATTTCTCCAAGAGCTGTTTTTGATAAGGAGTAAGTTCTGCTTGGTTAATATTTTCAATAGCAATAAAGCCTGGAGTTAGAAAATCGTCTGCTCGATCTGCTCCAAAACAATTGCAAGCGATAGTTTCCCC
This genomic window contains:
- a CDS encoding GAF domain-containing protein; amino-acid sequence: MDSASTYQEPQLTSATDGTNGSKPDIVQKIKKSLYKQERDRLWKVIKQIRQSTEQQDFFNNVVKVVQQELKADRVLIYSFAGENTGEIVAEALVSGWTPAFGETIACNCFGADRADDFLTPGFIAIENINQAELTPYQKQLLEKFQVQASLAFPIVLDSVSPRSRGYELNKVWGLLIVQQCDQPRQWQEDEINLLYQLTLEMTRVLQSPVLSFKSNRTKDLVTSMGQEMHQQIQSMLPGIRHHLKADRAWVYGFNPDGSGTVIAESVDSQWSAASSAFDYDGFLTAENCQSQYVVNDIYAQDFPRCLIAALEAIEAKAYIAIPIKSGERLLGILAVFQNSDRRNWQKSEVELMHKYSALFNLPMQQISLIRHSQFQNRQIKHFAQGDLVNIFCSQAEQSMEQKLEQIRQFVKADRTLVYGFNPDGSGEILAESADSKWGKASTSFDSDCFITAENCQPKYVVNDIYNQGFAPCLIEQIEGLEAKAYIVVPIKMGDRLLGMLGVYQNSGSRNWQESEVQLVVEYAPKFNQPLEQTRSIRELKFQAQQAEQISNQDFLTSIRQNAQETMQSWLDKICQSMKLDRAAVFAFNPDWSGKIVAESMRGNWQPAGSVLDYDFHFKGGEFEPCYIANDVQSKGLAQAVLEKFEAMQARAYVVVPIHFNNQLLGVLGVYQNTGPRNWQESEVEQVKEFASRFIMPLQQTAYMRNSEFQSKQMEQAFKREKSLSKILEKVRLSKDEQAVWQIATDEGRRILNVDRVAIYRFNPDWSGNFIAESAAPGWSDLTKIIPFIEDTFLQNTKGGRYKNGETFAVEDIYLQGHKECHIELLEQMEARAYALAPIFIADSDMFGSKKLWGLIGCYQNTAAYRWQDYEVDTLRQIGLQVGVAMQQINYMTRLEKQSELEKTSNKISEQIRTAKNIDEVFKVTTQEVRQALKADRTVVYQFNPDWSGQVVAESVAGDWVSLLIEQTEDEVLSGDRTQSNRCILRKWSTGDITETDTYLERTQGGKYTTEGKKYTAINDIYTQNFPPCYIKSLEKYQARAYIIAPIFREDQLWGLLGVYQNSGPRMWETIEADQMAQLANQLGIAIQQLDYYEQLRIQSENLSQTLDRERAAKEDLQKQAVEMLRTVRPAFSGDLTVRANVTENEIGTIAGAYNTTLDSLKGIVEQVQTAALQVTETTGSSSNAIQGLSLQSERQLQELQEALDRVQAMIDASTVTTENAQKVEVAIEQANQTVQAGDKAMNNTVDSIASIRETVADAGKRVKRLSDSSQKISKVVSLISSFATQTNLLALNAALEATRAGEYGKGFAVVADEVRNLSLQSTEATTEIEKLVREIQEETQEVAAAMEAGVEQVAEGTNLVNETRESLNEIVAATAEIKDLVQGITSAANVQTQEAASVTLVMGQVAEIANETSQDSGKISVSFQELEKLAQNLQASVSQFKVK